Within the Streptomyces sp. NBC_00554 genome, the region TGACCATGTTGTTCTCCCCCTGGAAATCGTCGGCCGCGACCCCGTGGGCGGCCGGCGTGCAGAGGGACACCGGGACGCGTACGGCGGTTGCGGCGGCGTGTGCGACGAGACCGTCACAGGGTTTGCGGTGGGGTCGGGCGGCGCGCGGAAACCGCAGGTCAGAGGTGTTGGCCCGGGGAGTCCTCGGTGGCCGGAGCGTAGGCGTGAATTCGCCTGCGAGCGGAGGGCCGTACGTCCCGAGGCACTAGCCGGACCGGGCCCGCTGAGGTAGCCGGGGAGGTGAGGGCCTCCGGTGGAGGGCCGGGTTCCGTCTGTGAAGCATCCTCATTCCGCACTAAGGCCGTACTCAGGTTCAGCCCCTAACGTCACGTCCCGTTAATCCCTATCGAATCGATAGGAAAGACCGGAAAGGCCGGAGCGGCCGGAACTACGGCTGGAATGACGGCCGGAACGACGGCCGGATTGACGGCCAGAACGACGGGACGGACCCCATGCGCACGCTCATCCTGCTGGCTCTCGCGGGCCTCGGGGCCCAGCTGGTCGACGGCAGCCTGGGCATGGCCTACGGCGTGACCTCGACCACCCTGCTGCTCGCCATGGGCACCAACCCGGCACTGGCCTCGGCCACGGTCCACCTCTCCGAGATCGGCACCACGCTGATGTCGGGCGCCTCGCACTGGCGCTTCGGCAACGTGGACTGGAAGGTCGTCGCCAAGATCGGCGTACCGGGCGCGGTCGGCTCCTTCCTGGGCGCGACGGTCCTCTCCAAGCTCTCCACCGAGGTCGCAGAGCCCGCGATGTCCCTGATCCTGTTCGGCCTCGGCCTGTACGTCATGTCCCGCTTCACCTTCCGCGGCATGCCCAAGGGCAACCTCGGCAAGCCGCTGCGCAAGCGGTTCCTCGCGCCGCTCGGCCTGGTCGCCGGGTTCCTGGACGCGACGGGCGGAGGCGGCTGGGGCCCGGTCGGTACGCCCGCGCTGCTTGCCAGCGGCCGGATGGAGCCGCGCAAGGTGATCGGCTCGATCGACACCAGCGAGTTCCTGGTGGCGGTCGCCGCGAGTCTCGGGTTCCTGTTCTCGCTCGGCTCCCAGGGCCTCAACTGGGGCTGGGTCCTCGCCTTCCTGCTCGGCGGCCTGGTCGCCGCACCCGTCGCCGCCTGGCTGGTCCGTCTCGTACCGCCGCGCGTACTCGGCTCCGCGGTCGGCGGCATCATCATCGTCACCAACGTCCGTACGCTCCTGAAGAGCGACTGGATCGGCGCGTCCGGAGCGGTCAGCACCCCCGTGTACGTACTGCTCTACGCGCTGTGGGCTGCCGCCCTGACGTACTCGATCCGCGCCTACCGTCAGGAGAAGGCGGCGGAGGCGGAGCTTGTCGAGGAGCGGCAGCCCGTCGCGGTTTAGCCGGCCGTACCGGTCAGCTGTCGACGCCGACCGTGAGGGTCGCCGTGTACCCGTCCGACACGCTCGACCCGAGCGCCGTCAGGGTCAGCAGCCCGGAGGACGCGCCGCCGTCGTCGTAGATGGAGTCGTTGGAGAGCAGGGTCTCCTGGGTGGTGTTCGCCGAGTACGGCGAGGTCGCCTGGATCTCCGTGTTGATGTCCTCGTCGAAGAACAGCTGACCGGTGTGGATGACCTCGCCGCCGGTGTACGAGTCGTCGGTGAGCGTCACGTCCGTGTGCACACGCATATGGACGTGGACGGCGCGCGAGATGTAGTGGCCGGGCCAGATCGAGGTGATGTTGACCTGGCCGTCCGCGTCGGTGATCTGCCCGCCGCGCAGGAAGGTGCCGTTGTCCTCCTCCTCGTGACCGTTGCCGCCGACGAACCCGGAGTACTCGCCGAGCGAGTCGCAGTGCCAGAGCTCGACGAGCGCACCGGCCAGCGGGGCGCAGTCGTCCGCGACATCGACGACCGTCAAGGTGTACCGGACCTCGAAGCCCTCCTTGTCCTCACGGATGTCCTCGCGGACGAGAGCACCGTCGAGGGAGTACGGACCTTCGGTGACCTCGGCGTTGAGGGTGCAGACGGTGGTGGTGGCGGAGGTGGACGCGGATGCGGAGGCCGACGCGGAGGTGGACTTGGTGGGCTTCGGCTTGCTCTTCTTGGCGGACGTCGGGTCGGCCGAGGCGATACCCGCGACCGCGAGTCCGCCCACGACGGCGACGGTGCCACCGCCGATCAGGACGCGCCGACGCTGGACGCTCTTGTCACGGCGGTGGGCCCCGGCGCCGGGGGTGTTGCCGTGCTGCTCAGGTTGCTCATGTCGAGCTGGGGTCTCAGTCATGGACATGGAAGGTAGGGGCGCAGCTGAGGAACTCCTTGATGTGCGCCTGTGAATGCGCTGGGAATCTAAGCCACAACTGACCCTTTTTGAGCGGGAGTTGGGGCAGGTGCCACACGACTGGCAGATCTGTCCCAGCAGCGGGTCGGGAAAAGCCTGGTCGTGCAGTCTGCCGCTGGGACGAATCTGCCAGTCGTGTGGCTGTCGGGGTGGGGAGGACGGATCAGCTCGATTCGATGCCGAGGGTGAGGGTGCCGGTGTAGCCGGAGGTGGGGGAGGTGCCCAGGGCTGTCAGGGTGAGGAGGCCGGAGGCGGCGCCTCCTTCGTCGTAGATGCTGTCCTGTGCGAGGGTGGTGCGGGTGACTGTGTTGGCCGAGTACGGGGAGAGTCTGCCGACCGCCGCGGTGATCGTCTCGCTGAAGAAGAGCTGGCCGGTGTGGAGTTCCTGGCCGCCCGTGAACGAGCCGTCGGAGGTGAGAGTGACTCCGGTGTGCACCTTGACGTGGATGTGGACGCAGCGGCCCCGGTACCAGCCGGGGTAGATGCTCGTGATCCTCGCCACGCCGTCCGTGCCCGTCAGGACACCGCCGCGCAGGAACGTGCCGTTGTCGGGCTCGTTGTGGCCGTTGCCGCCGACGAATCCGGAGTACTCGCCGAGGTGGTCGCAGTGCCAGATCTCGACGAGCGCCTTGTTCAGCGGCGCGCAGGTGTCGTCGTCGACGACGGTGAGGGTGAGTTCGAGGGGGAATCCCGCCTTGTCCTCGCTGATGTCGGCGCGTACGTAGGCGCCGTCCAGGTAGTACGGGCCCTCGGTCATCTCCTTGGTGAGGGTGCAGACGGCCGCCGCGGCGGCGGGAGTCGTGGCCGCCGTGCCGGCTGTGGGGGCTTCAGGGGCTGCGGCAGCCACAGCCAGCGTTGCGACTGTGGCACCCGTCGCGATCAGCACGGTGCGGCGCCCGAGGGGGGTTGATTCTGAAGTGTCTGTCATGAGCACGTCACCGTAGGGACGGAAGCTGTCGGCGGGCTGTGCGTTCGGAAAAGTGACGGATCGTCAAGTGGAGAGTGAGACAAGGAAGTTGATGGAATGTTGAACGAAGAGGGGAGGGGGTGTCGCTGCTCAGCGTGCCGCCTTCGCGATCGATGTCAGGATCGCCTGCGGATCGCCGGCAGGTGTGACCGCCGCGCCGATCTGCGTCCTGATCGCCGTCGAGACGGCCGACCAGTTGGTCTCGGAGAGCGGATAGAGGTCCATGTTCCCCAGCGTGTCCAGGCCGTTCCAGAGGCTGCGGTAACGGGTGTCCGCGCGCATGGCGGCGCTGACCGACGCGGTGACGGGGAGCAGTTGGTACTCGGAGGCCTGCTGGGTGACGTACTCGTCGCTGTACAGGAAGTCGAGGAAGCGGCCGGTCTGCTCGCGGTGTCCGGCCTGCTTGAAGGCGATGGTCCAGTCCGCGGTGCCCATGGTCGGCTCGGTCTGCCCGGTGCGGCTCGGCAGCGGAACCGTGCCGTAGGGCACGCTCAGCGACGAGTCCTCGATCTGCCGGATAAGGGAGAGCGGGGCGTTGACCATCGCGGCCTCGCCGTCGACGAACGCGTCCAGGGCCTCGGTGCGGTTCAGCCTGCCCGGCTGGACGGGGCCGGTGAGCCCCGCGCCGACCAGGTCCGACCTGAGCCACTCCAGCGTCGAGACGTTGGCGTCGGAGGTGAGGGTGTAGGCGCCGCCCTGGGTGTAGCCGCCGTCCCCGGCCAGCAGCCACGTCAGCGTCTCCGCCTCCGCCTCCTCGGGGCCGAGGGGCACCGCGATCGGGTACTTCACGCCCCAGTCCTTCAACACCTCTGCTGCGGCGACGAGTTCGTCCCAGGTGGTGGGCGGTTCGAGGTCCGCCCGGGCGAACAGGTCCTTGTTGTAGTAGAGCAGCCGGGTGCTCGCGGTGAACGGCAGGCCGTACTGGGTGCGTTGCAGCTGGCCCGCCTCGGCGAGGCTCGGCGCGAAACTGCCCTGGACCGCGATCGAGAGCAGTTCGTCGGCCGAGTAGAGCAGGCCCTCCGCCGCGTACTCGGCGTAGCTGCCGGTCTGTACGACGTCCGGTGCCCTGCCCTGCTTCACCAGCTCGGCGACCTTCGCGTCGACGGTGTCGGCGGGGTACACCTTCGCCTCCACATGGATGTCCGGGTTGGCGGCCTCGAAGTCGAGCGCCACCCGGTCCCAGTAGCCCTGCGAGTTCTTGTGGACGCTGTCGCCGTAGTTGGTCGCGATGACGGTGAGGGTGGTGGCCCCCGCTTCCGTCCCCGCGCTGCCGCCACAGCCGCCCGCGCCTGCCAGAAGGGCCAGCGCGGCCGCCGTCGTCACCATGGTCCGGGCTCTGCGGTGCATGGTCGCCACCCCTGTTTCGGCCGCCGTTGACGCGCGTAGACGAAGCGCGTCGATCGTAGGCCGGACAGTAGGCGGCGCACAGGGCCCCGGCGGTTGCGTTCTGGTTCCGGGTGTGTGACGCATGTGGCCTGAAATCACAGGCGGGTGAAGGGAGTTGGGTGGGCGACGGGGCGTTGACGCGTAAGCGCTTCGATTCTGCGGTGCCGGGCTGAAGCCGCCGACCCGGATCAGGCGGCAGGGGGAGGGGCTGCGTCCCTCCCCCTGCCTGGCTAGCCGGCCTGGGTGTACATCGCTCCCGCCGCGGGCCAGCCCATGGCCTGCGGCGCGGACTGCTGCGGTTCCGGCTGGGTCCGGCCGCGGACCTGGGCGGCGGTGAGTCCGCTGGGGTGGGCGCCGCCCTGCGTACCCGTCTGGGGGGCGGGGGCCTGTACGGCAGCGGCCATGCCGGGCATGCCGGTCTGGGTGTAGGCGGGCAGGCCGGCGGCCGGGACCGGGGCGTACCCGGGCATCGGGGCGGGCTGCTGGGGCGGCAACATGGCGGCCGGTGCCGCGACGGGGGCCAGGCCCGGCATGACCCCGGGGTTCTGCGCGGGGGCGGGGCCCGGCCAGGCGCCGGTCTGTGCGTTCTGGATGCTCGGCATCGCCTGTGCCTGCGCCGCGAGACCCGGCATGCCGGCCCCGTTCGTGGCGCCGATCAGACGATCCACCGCCGCCGTACCCGAGCTGTAGCTGGTCCCTGTGCCCATCTCGGGTACGGCGGCTCCCCTCCTGGTCCCGTAGAGCACCTGTTCCAGGCCGGACACCAGGCGACGCACGTCCACCTGGGGGCGCACCACGAGTCTCAGGAAGCGGCTGGAGGAGCCGATCTTGTTGCCGCACTCGCGGACCAGGATGCGGTGCTCGGTGAGCAGCCGGTCCCGGACCACGGTGCCTTCGGCGCCCACGGGAAGGCGTACGAAGAGGAAGTTGCCCTGCGACGGATAGACCGTCAGGCCGGGCAGATGAGCGAGCTGCTGGGCCATGTCGAGCCGGTCGCGGCGGACCATGTGCAGGCTCTGCATGTACTCCTGGCCGTGGTTCTTGAGCATGAACACCACGGTCTCCGCGAAGGAGTTGAGGTTCCACTTGGGCAGCATGGAGCGGACCCGGCCGGCCAGCGACGGGTTGGCGACCATGTAGCCGAAGCGGATGCCGTGCAGACCGAAGTTCTTGCCGAGGCTGCGCAGCACGACGACGTTGGGGCGCATCACGGCGTCCTCGACGACACTCGGCTCGTGCTCCGCGTCGGCGAACTCCAGGAACGACTCGTCGATCACGATCAGGTCCAGGTCCGCCATCGCGTCCATGAACTGGACGAGCGACTGGCGGGGTATGAAGCCGCCGTCGGGGTTGTTCGGGTTGCAGATGACGGCGACCCGGGTGCCACGGGCGCGGATGAACTCCGCGTACTTGGCGAGGTCCAGGGCGAAGCCGCTGGACTCCTGCAGCGGGAACATGTCGACCCGCTTGCCGGTCTCCATCGGCTGGTCGGTCCAGCGGCCGAAGGTGGGGACGGGTATCGCGAGGGACTCCCGGACCAGCAAGTGGTCGATCCAGGTGATGAGTTCGGTCGAGCCGTTGCCCATCGCGACGCACTGCGGCGGGAGTTGGAGGAGGTTGCAGAGCTCGGACGTGATGGTGTCGGCGCTGCTCGGGTAGTACGTGATGATCTCGCGGAGCCGGCCCGCCAGGTCGTCGAACATGGCGGGCGTCGGGAAGTACGGGTTGCACGGGATACAGAAGTCGACCGGACCGGCCCCTTCGCCGCTCTCACGGGTGAGCGCTGCCATCGAGGGGCTGTGCGCTGCCGTGCCGCGGAACAGCGAGGTGACGTTGTCGGCCATGGAACCTCCGTAGGGGGCGGGCCCGCTGGGGAGGACGGGCCCTCCGGCTTTGGGTGGCCCGCGCGGGGGAGCGCGGGCCGCCCTTAGATACGGATACGGAGGGGGCGCTGTTCAACTCGTGTGAATTTCGTAAGAGTTAGTGATCTCAGGCAACCGAAGCGGCCGGAAACCCCTCAGGCCCCTCTGCGCCCTCAGCTGCCGAACGTGTGCACCGTCGTCGTCCGGTACGTCTGTCCGGGCCGCAGCACGGTCGACGGGAACGACGCCTGGTTGGGGGAGTCCGGGAAGTGCTGGGTCTCCAGGCACAGCGCGTCGCCCTGCCGGTAGATGTGCCCGCCGGGGCCGACCAGCGTGCCGTCCAGGAAGTTGCCGGAGTAGAACTGCAGGCCCGGCTCGGTGGTGGCGATCTTCAGGGTACGGCCGGAGGAGGGGTCGCGCAGCGTCGCGACGTGCTCGGGCTTCGCCGTGATCCCCTTGTCCAGGGCCCAGTTGTGGTCGATGCCCTTGCCGTAGAGGAGCTGCTGGTTGGCGACCCGGATGTCCTCGCCGACCGTCTTCGTGCGCCGGAAGTCGAAGGGGGTGCCCGCGACCTTCGCCAGCTCGCCGGTGGGGATCAGCCCCGAGTCGACGGGTGTGTAGCGGGCGGCGGCGATCTTCAGCTCGTGGTCGTAGATCGAGCCGCTGCCCTCGCCGGCCAGGTTCCAGTAGACGTGGCTGGTGAGGTTGACGACGGTCGCCTTGTCGGTGGTGGCCTCGTAGTCGAGGCGCCAGTCGCCGTGCTTGGTGAGGGTGTACGTCACCTTCGTCTTGAGCGTGCCGGGGTAGCCCATCTCGCCGTCGACGCTCGTGTAGTACAGGTACAGGCCGACGTCGGAGCCCTTGGTGAAGGGCTCGATGTCCCAGACGTGCTTGTCGAAGCCCTTGATGCCGCCGTGCAGGCTGTTGGCCCCGTCGTTGACGGAGAGCTGGTAGCTCTTGCCGTCGAGGCTGAACTGCCCCTTGGCTATGCGGTTCCCGTAGCGGCCGATCAGTGCGCCGAAGTACGGGGTCTTGGCGACGTAGTCCTCGATGTTGTCGAAGCCGAGCGACACGTTCTTGTACTTGCCGTGCCGGTCGGGGATCTCCAGGGACTGCACGATCCCGCCGTACGAGAGGACCTTGAGCCTCGTCCCGCCGTTGGCCAGTGACCAGCTGTAGATCTTGGTGCCGTCGGCGAGCTTGCCGAAGAGCGACTTCACCGGGGCTTTGCCTCCCGTGGCGTGTGCCGTACCGCCGAGCGCGGTGGCGGCCATTCCTGCTGCTGCGGCTCCAGCGATGACCGTACGTCTGTTCAGTTCCATGTGCGGCTCCTGCAGATGGAGGGGGCCCCGCCTTCCGGCGGGGCCCGGCTGACTTACGAACCGACCTTGCGCTTGTTCCACACGTCGAAGCCGACCGCCGCCAGCAGTACCAGGCCCTTGATGACCTGCTGCCAGTCGGTGCCGATGCCGACGAGGTTCATGCCGTTGTTCAGCACGCCCAGGACGAGACCACCGATGATCGCGCCGAGGACCGTGCCCACGCCGCCGCTCATTGACGCGCCGCCGATGAACGAGGCGGCGATCGCTTCGAGTTCGAAGTTCAGGCCCGCCTTGGGCGAGGCCGCGTTGAAGCGGGCTGCGAAGACCAGACCCGCCAGGGCCGCGAGCATGC harbors:
- a CDS encoding extracellular solute-binding protein; its protein translation is MHRRARTMVTTAAALALLAGAGGCGGSAGTEAGATTLTVIATNYGDSVHKNSQGYWDRVALDFEAANPDIHVEAKVYPADTVDAKVAELVKQGRAPDVVQTGSYAEYAAEGLLYSADELLSIAVQGSFAPSLAEAGQLQRTQYGLPFTASTRLLYYNKDLFARADLEPPTTWDELVAAAEVLKDWGVKYPIAVPLGPEEAEAETLTWLLAGDGGYTQGGAYTLTSDANVSTLEWLRSDLVGAGLTGPVQPGRLNRTEALDAFVDGEAAMVNAPLSLIRQIEDSSLSVPYGTVPLPSRTGQTEPTMGTADWTIAFKQAGHREQTGRFLDFLYSDEYVTQQASEYQLLPVTASVSAAMRADTRYRSLWNGLDTLGNMDLYPLSETNWSAVSTAIRTQIGAAVTPAGDPQAILTSIAKAAR
- a CDS encoding intradiol ring-cleavage dioxygenase, translated to MTETPARHEQPEQHGNTPGAGAHRRDKSVQRRRVLIGGGTVAVVGGLAVAGIASADPTSAKKSKPKPTKSTSASASASASTSATTTVCTLNAEVTEGPYSLDGALVREDIREDKEGFEVRYTLTVVDVADDCAPLAGALVELWHCDSLGEYSGFVGGNGHEEEDNGTFLRGGQITDADGQVNITSIWPGHYISRAVHVHMRVHTDVTLTDDSYTGGEVIHTGQLFFDEDINTEIQATSPYSANTTQETLLSNDSIYDDGGASSGLLTLTALGSSVSDGYTATLTVGVDS
- a CDS encoding intradiol ring-cleavage dioxygenase yields the protein MTDTSESTPLGRRTVLIATGATVATLAVAAAAPEAPTAGTAATTPAAAAAVCTLTKEMTEGPYYLDGAYVRADISEDKAGFPLELTLTVVDDDTCAPLNKALVEIWHCDHLGEYSGFVGGNGHNEPDNGTFLRGGVLTGTDGVARITSIYPGWYRGRCVHIHVKVHTGVTLTSDGSFTGGQELHTGQLFFSETITAAVGRLSPYSANTVTRTTLAQDSIYDEGGAASGLLTLTALGTSPTSGYTGTLTLGIESS
- a CDS encoding sulfite exporter TauE/SafE family protein, encoding MRTLILLALAGLGAQLVDGSLGMAYGVTSTTLLLAMGTNPALASATVHLSEIGTTLMSGASHWRFGNVDWKVVAKIGVPGAVGSFLGATVLSKLSTEVAEPAMSLILFGLGLYVMSRFTFRGMPKGNLGKPLRKRFLAPLGLVAGFLDATGGGGWGPVGTPALLASGRMEPRKVIGSIDTSEFLVAVAASLGFLFSLGSQGLNWGWVLAFLLGGLVAAPVAAWLVRLVPPRVLGSAVGGIIIVTNVRTLLKSDWIGASGAVSTPVYVLLYALWAAALTYSIRAYRQEKAAEAELVEERQPVAV
- a CDS encoding aldose epimerase family protein, producing MELNRRTVIAGAAAAGMAATALGGTAHATGGKAPVKSLFGKLADGTKIYSWSLANGGTRLKVLSYGGIVQSLEIPDRHGKYKNVSLGFDNIEDYVAKTPYFGALIGRYGNRIAKGQFSLDGKSYQLSVNDGANSLHGGIKGFDKHVWDIEPFTKGSDVGLYLYYTSVDGEMGYPGTLKTKVTYTLTKHGDWRLDYEATTDKATVVNLTSHVYWNLAGEGSGSIYDHELKIAAARYTPVDSGLIPTGELAKVAGTPFDFRRTKTVGEDIRVANQQLLYGKGIDHNWALDKGITAKPEHVATLRDPSSGRTLKIATTEPGLQFYSGNFLDGTLVGPGGHIYRQGDALCLETQHFPDSPNQASFPSTVLRPGQTYRTTTVHTFGS
- a CDS encoding histidinol-phosphate transaminase translates to MADNVTSLFRGTAAHSPSMAALTRESGEGAGPVDFCIPCNPYFPTPAMFDDLAGRLREIITYYPSSADTITSELCNLLQLPPQCVAMGNGSTELITWIDHLLVRESLAIPVPTFGRWTDQPMETGKRVDMFPLQESSGFALDLAKYAEFIRARGTRVAVICNPNNPDGGFIPRQSLVQFMDAMADLDLIVIDESFLEFADAEHEPSVVEDAVMRPNVVVLRSLGKNFGLHGIRFGYMVANPSLAGRVRSMLPKWNLNSFAETVVFMLKNHGQEYMQSLHMVRRDRLDMAQQLAHLPGLTVYPSQGNFLFVRLPVGAEGTVVRDRLLTEHRILVRECGNKIGSSSRFLRLVVRPQVDVRRLVSGLEQVLYGTRRGAAVPEMGTGTSYSSGTAAVDRLIGATNGAGMPGLAAQAQAMPSIQNAQTGAWPGPAPAQNPGVMPGLAPVAAPAAMLPPQQPAPMPGYAPVPAAGLPAYTQTGMPGMAAAVQAPAPQTGTQGGAHPSGLTAAQVRGRTQPEPQQSAPQAMGWPAAGAMYTQAG